One part of the Bradyrhizobium sp. CB1650 genome encodes these proteins:
- a CDS encoding enoyl-CoA hydratase/isomerase family protein, with the protein MTTVTHEIDNKVGVVTLAKPPHNLLDDSLIETLVAAYEAVIAGGCRAILLRSSMRHFCAGAEMASWGTGTTIHTDQPRFEALLKALEDAPVPTVAAVNGGALGGGLEVALTCDMIIAADTAFFGQVEVAVGLLPLLGGTQRLAQRAGVARAKEIAMLGRRHTPVAFERWGIINQVVPESELGSASMTWTRQLAAGPTQVIKGIKMQANLEARGGVAAADARQVEINDMIWKAKDRQRGADAFFASGPATAVFQGD; encoded by the coding sequence ATGACGACAGTGACCCACGAAATCGACAACAAGGTCGGCGTAGTTACACTTGCGAAACCACCGCACAACTTGCTTGACGACAGCCTGATCGAAACCCTCGTCGCCGCCTACGAGGCGGTGATCGCCGGCGGCTGCCGCGCGATCCTGCTGCGCAGCTCGATGCGACATTTCTGCGCCGGCGCCGAGATGGCGTCCTGGGGGACGGGCACGACGATCCACACCGATCAGCCGAGGTTCGAGGCCCTGCTGAAGGCGCTCGAAGACGCGCCCGTGCCAACGGTAGCTGCAGTCAACGGCGGAGCGCTGGGAGGCGGGCTCGAGGTTGCGCTGACCTGCGACATGATCATTGCGGCCGACACCGCCTTTTTCGGTCAAGTCGAGGTCGCAGTGGGCCTCTTGCCTTTGCTTGGTGGCACGCAGCGGCTCGCACAGCGGGCCGGCGTGGCTCGTGCCAAGGAAATTGCGATGCTCGGGCGTCGTCATACCCCCGTGGCGTTCGAGCGCTGGGGCATCATCAATCAGGTCGTGCCGGAATCCGAGCTAGGCTCGGCCTCGATGACCTGGACCCGTCAGCTCGCCGCCGGACCAACTCAGGTCATCAAGGGCATCAAGATGCAGGCCAACCTGGAAGCGCGCGGCGGCGTTGCCGCCGCAGATGCACGCCAGGTCGAAATCAACGACATGATCTGGAAAGCCAAGGATCGCCAGCGCGGCGCTGATGCGTTTTTCGCCTCAGGCCCCGCCACCGCCGTGTTTCAGGGAGATTGA
- a CDS encoding CoA transferase: MSAAPLEGLRVVDFTRVLAGPHCTKALRDLGADVTKIEPPSGDLGRFGLPNVNGMGLYYVQQNAGKRNISIDLNYAEAREIVTRLCRDADVIVENFRPGTLPRFGFGYEDVKAFNPGVIYVSLSGYGQTTSWKNRPAFAPTVQAETGLTAIVQDHFGEALSEPRGDSCSHADVYTGLQGVIAVLAALHHRSRTGEGQHVDVSMAATMLSVNERAGAMLSDIDTNGEPIALSANESHIYEMPDGTQLTIASSPIYSPMFTRYCAMMRRNDLLADPRYATAKLRRENLAPLLAEVRAWLATFDDLDQLQAQVSEAGLAVGRVRTVNEFAKSDWVKEWNAVVDVDDRGGGTLRMPGNPWIFSHSELPAPGAPAYQGEHNEEVLKELCMPEDRIRDMQQRNVLLSRRRPSNYGFKGRIPFSGGSSNGGFWSSKVENALSFNGD; encoded by the coding sequence ATGTCCGCAGCTCCGCTGGAAGGATTGCGCGTGGTCGATTTCACCCGCGTGCTTGCAGGTCCCCATTGCACCAAGGCATTGCGCGACCTCGGCGCCGACGTCACCAAGATCGAGCCGCCCTCGGGCGATCTCGGGCGCTTCGGCTTGCCGAATGTGAACGGCATGGGCCTCTATTACGTGCAACAGAACGCCGGCAAGAGGAATATCAGCATCGATCTGAATTACGCAGAGGCCCGCGAGATTGTCACCCGGCTCTGCCGCGATGCCGATGTCATCGTCGAGAATTTCCGTCCCGGTACGTTGCCGCGGTTCGGCTTCGGCTATGAGGACGTCAAGGCGTTCAATCCGGGTGTGATCTATGTTTCGCTGAGTGGATATGGGCAAACCACGTCATGGAAAAATCGTCCGGCATTCGCGCCGACCGTCCAGGCAGAAACCGGCCTGACCGCGATCGTCCAGGATCATTTCGGCGAGGCCCTTTCGGAACCGCGAGGGGACTCGTGCAGTCACGCCGACGTCTACACGGGGTTGCAGGGCGTCATCGCAGTGCTTGCCGCACTGCATCACCGTAGCCGGACCGGCGAAGGCCAGCACGTCGACGTCTCGATGGCCGCGACCATGCTGTCGGTGAACGAACGTGCCGGCGCGATGCTTTCGGACATCGACACCAACGGCGAGCCGATCGCTCTGTCGGCCAACGAGTCGCACATTTACGAAATGCCCGACGGCACCCAACTGACCATTGCGTCAAGTCCGATCTATTCGCCGATGTTCACGCGCTATTGCGCGATGATGCGGCGGAACGACCTTCTCGCCGATCCCCGCTATGCGACGGCGAAGCTGCGCAGGGAAAATCTCGCCCCGCTGCTGGCGGAGGTGCGAGCCTGGCTTGCGACCTTCGACGACCTCGATCAGCTGCAGGCGCAGGTGAGCGAAGCGGGTCTCGCGGTCGGCCGCGTGCGCACCGTCAACGAGTTTGCAAAATCGGACTGGGTCAAGGAGTGGAATGCCGTCGTTGACGTCGACGACCGCGGCGGCGGAACACTGCGCATGCCGGGAAACCCATGGATCTTCAGTCATTCAGAACTGCCGGCTCCCGGAGCCCCAGCGTACCAGGGCGAGCATAATGAGGAAGTCCTGAAAGAGCTCTGCATGCCTGAAGACCGGATTCGCGACATGCAGCAGCGAAACGTGCTTCTGAGCCGGCGCAGGCCATCGAACTACGGATTCAAAGGCCGAATTCCATTTTCCGGCGGTAGCTCAAACGGTGGGTTTTGGTCCAGCAAGGTCGAAAATGCATTATCTTTCAATGGGGATTGA
- a CDS encoding SAM domain-containing protein, which yields MDIEGWLRGLGLQQYVTAFRENNVEAEVLVRLTAEDIKDIGVSSVGHRRKLLEAIAELQTAESSYARFRKVCAAADQGC from the coding sequence ATGGACATTGAGGGGTGGCTGCGCGGCTTAGGGCTGCAGCAATACGTCACGGCCTTTCGTGAGAACAACGTCGAGGCCGAGGTGCTCGTGCGGCTGACCGCCGAGGACATCAAGGACATCGGCGTGAGTTCTGTCGGGCACCGCCGGAAGCTTCTAGAGGCGATCGCTGAGCTGCAGACCGCAGAAAGTTCATACGCTAGGTTCCGAAAGGTTTGCGCGGCGGCCGACCAAGGTTGCTAG
- a CDS encoding carboxylesterase family protein, with protein sequence MLVFKGIPYARPPVGPLRWKPTEAAEPWSGVRDGSRFGTRSVRRSAKGCQVNLFDTTHLFSAHRARSTVLATVILPCL encoded by the coding sequence ATGCTTGTGTTCAAGGGCATCCCCTATGCTCGGCCCCCGGTCGGACCACTGCGTTGGAAACCGACGGAGGCCGCGGAGCCCTGGTCAGGCGTGCGCGACGGCAGCCGCTTCGGCACTCGATCTGTCCGCAGATCAGCGAAGGGGTGTCAGGTCAACCTTTTTGATACAACGCATCTTTTCAGCGCTCATCGTGCGCGATCTACGGTCCTAGCAACGGTAATTTTGCCGTGTCTCTGA
- a CDS encoding adenylate/guanylate cyclase domain-containing protein, with protein MDPAHILIVDDEAFNLDVLEQELELLGHTSMRAANGAEALERIGAEPFDLVLLDVMMPRLDGYGVLERMKSHDAWRHIPVIMISALTDMSSVVRCIARGAEDYLSKPFEPVLLEARIGACLERKRLHDREVAHLDAIERERRRSEELLHAILPAPAVAELKTTGRVRPRHFDDVAVLFVDVVGFTAWCHAHPPEEVVACVQRLAEDFETLAHRHSMEKIKTVGDAFMATANLLQPHTDPVMAALRCSNDMSVAARASPSSWCVRAGIHVGPVVAGVVGRTKFSFDLWGDTVNVAARLSTLSDEGAVYLSGDAFARVRDRCRVLGVEPVRLKGKGKLEVYRCEALSGER; from the coding sequence ATGGATCCAGCCCATATCCTCATCGTCGACGACGAAGCTTTCAACCTCGATGTCCTCGAGCAGGAGCTCGAGCTCCTGGGACACACGAGTATGCGGGCCGCGAACGGCGCAGAGGCGCTGGAGAGGATCGGGGCCGAGCCGTTCGATCTCGTTCTGCTCGATGTCATGATGCCTCGGCTTGACGGCTACGGCGTGCTAGAGCGCATGAAGTCGCACGATGCGTGGCGGCACATCCCAGTGATCATGATCTCGGCTCTGACGGACATGTCCAGCGTGGTGCGCTGTATCGCGCGCGGCGCAGAGGACTACCTGTCTAAACCGTTCGAGCCGGTACTCCTCGAGGCGAGGATCGGCGCCTGCCTCGAGAGGAAACGGCTGCACGACCGGGAAGTCGCGCACCTCGACGCGATCGAGCGGGAGCGACGGCGGAGCGAGGAGCTACTCCACGCCATCCTGCCGGCGCCTGCCGTGGCCGAGCTCAAGACGACCGGCCGCGTGCGACCCCGTCATTTCGACGATGTCGCGGTCCTGTTCGTCGACGTAGTGGGCTTCACGGCGTGGTGCCACGCGCATCCGCCGGAGGAGGTGGTTGCCTGCGTGCAGCGTTTGGCCGAGGACTTCGAGACCCTCGCCCATCGGCACAGCATGGAGAAAATCAAGACGGTCGGTGATGCCTTCATGGCGACCGCGAACCTGCTGCAGCCGCATACCGATCCGGTCATGGCCGCTCTCCGCTGCTCCAACGACATGAGTGTCGCAGCGCGAGCCAGCCCGAGCAGTTGGTGCGTCCGCGCCGGCATTCACGTTGGCCCGGTGGTCGCCGGGGTTGTGGGCCGGACCAAGTTCAGCTTCGACCTGTGGGGCGATACCGTGAACGTGGCGGCGCGCTTGTCCACGCTGAGCGACGAGGGGGCTGTCTACCTGTCGGGAGACGCCTTCGCGCGGGTGCGCGATCGCTGTCGGGTTCTGGGGGTAGAGCCGGTGCGGCTCAAGGGCAAGGGCAAACTGGAAGTGTACAGGTGCGAAGCGCTGTCGGGAGAACGTTAG
- a CDS encoding response regulator has translation MKKILIIEDVELNRDLLIQLLEEDYALAIAIDGAAGVEKAAIEQPDLILMDLSLPVIDGWEATRRIKAAPATARIPIIALTAHAMRDDEAKARAAGCDDFLTKPIDEDLLFAKLRRWLGDMN, from the coding sequence ATGAAAAAGATTCTTATCATCGAAGACGTGGAGCTCAATCGCGATTTACTGATCCAGCTTCTCGAAGAGGACTATGCGCTTGCGATCGCCATCGATGGCGCTGCCGGCGTCGAGAAGGCCGCGATCGAACAGCCGGATCTCATCCTCATGGACCTCTCGCTGCCGGTCATCGACGGCTGGGAGGCGACGCGGCGGATAAAGGCCGCCCCCGCCACCGCGCGCATCCCCATCATCGCCCTCACCGCGCACGCCATGAGGGACGACGAGGCCAAGGCGCGGGCGGCGGGTTGCGACGACTTCCTGACCAAGCCGATCGACGAGGACCTGCTTTTCGCGAAGTTGCGCCGCTGGTTGGGTGACATGAATTAA